In one window of Hemicordylus capensis ecotype Gifberg chromosome 10, rHemCap1.1.pri, whole genome shotgun sequence DNA:
- the TMEM266 gene encoding transmembrane protein 266 isoform X3 has protein sequence MRSTKEKVSSASQFAGVIHWISLVILSVFFSETVLRIVVLGIWDYIENKIEVFDGAVIILSLAPMVASTVANGPSSPWDAISLIITLRIWRVKRIIDAYVLPVKVEMEMVIQQYEKAKVIQDEQLERLTQICQEQGFEIRQLRAHLAQQDLDLAAEREAALQVPHMLNKQSSNRYKVVSAGGDSDDEATENITELRPPREAMVKDDMNNYISQYYNEPSSDSGVPEAAICVITTAAIDVHQPNISSDLFTVEVPMKIMGSSGTSTSVASGSASRSTDSSVTRAQSDSSQTFGSSTDCSTTREESSEYCPLERAHNVAKCDQVDSSAHRVNNAVVQELLSSLSDDSCLTQKGLDPVNLKLPSPAGSTNASPELEHRVNIYNKKNQESFGVFQIKPVIHFQQNAPVIDKYKSLESKEQKLNKVPDS, from the exons aCTGTTTTGAGAATTGTGGTTCTCGGTATATGGGACTACATTGAAAACAAAATAGAG GTATTTGATGGTGCTGTGATAATCTTATCCTTGGCTCCTATGGTGGCATCTACAGTGGCTAATGGTCCAAGCAGTCCATGGGATGCTATCAGCCTTATTATCACTCTGAGAATTTGGAGAGTTAAGAGAATTATTGATG CTTATGTATTGCCAGTGAAGGTCGAGATGGAGATGGTAATTCAGCAATATGAGAAGGCAAAGGTCATTCAAGATGAGCAGCTGGAAAGACTAACCCAGATCTGTCAAGAACAAGGG TTTGAAATTCGGCAACTGAGGGCGCACCTGGCTCAGCAAGATCTGGACTTGGCTGCTGAGAGAGAAGCTGCCCTACAGGTCCCACACATGCTGAACAAACAGAGCAGCAACAGATACAAAGTTGTATCTGCTGGGGGAGATTCTGACGACGAGGCTACCGAGAACATCACTGAATTGCGACCGCCTCGAG AAGCCATGGTCAAAGATGATATGAACAACTACATCAGTCAGTACTACAATGAGCCTAGCAGTG ACAGCGGTGTCCCTGAAGCTGCCATTTGCGTCATCACAACAGCAGCCATTGATGTGCACCAGCCCAACATCTCCTCGGACCTCTTCACGGTGGAGGTGCCGATGAAGATCATGGGAAGCAGCGGGACGTCCACCAGTGTCGCATCCGGCAGTGCCTCCAGATCTACAGACAGCTCCGTCACCAGAGCCCAGAGTGACAGCAGCCAGACATTTGGCTCTTCCACAGACTGCAGTACGACCCGGGAGGAGTCCTCTGAGTATTGCCCCTTGGAGAGGGCCCACAATGTAGCCAAATGCGATCAGGTAGATTCTTCTGCCCACAGGGTCAACAACGCTGTGGTTCAAGAGCTCCTGTCATCTTTGTCAGATGATTCTTGTTTGACGCAAAAAGGACTGGATCCCGTCAATCTTAAACTGCCAAGTCCAGCAGGGTCCACCAACGCCAGCCCTGAACTAGAGCACCGAGTGAATATTTACAACAAAAAGAATCAAGAAAGCTTTGGTGTGTTTCAGATAAAGCCAGTGATCCACTTCCAGCAAAATGCACCAGTGATTGACAAGTACAAGTCTTTGGAATCCAAAGAGCAAAAGTTAAACAAGGTCCCAGATTCATAG
- the TMEM266 gene encoding transmembrane protein 266 isoform X4 — MVASTVANGPSSPWDAISLIITLRIWRVKRIIDAYVLPVKVEMEMVIQQYEKAKVIQDEQLERLTQICQEQGFEIRQLRAHLAQQDLDLAAEREAALQVPHMLNKQSSNRYKVVSAGGDSDDEATENITELRPPREAMVKDDMNNYISQYYNEPSSDSGVPEAAICVITTAAIDVHQPNISSDLFTVEVPMKIMGSSGTSTSVASGSASRSTDSSVTRAQSDSSQTFGSSTDCSTTREESSEYCPLERAHNVAKCDQVDSSAHRVNNAVVQELLSSLSDDSCLTQKGLDPVNLKLPSPAGSTNASPELEHRVNIYNKKNQESFGVFQIKPVIHFQQNAPVIDKYKSLESKEQKLNKVPDS, encoded by the exons ATGGTGGCATCTACAGTGGCTAATGGTCCAAGCAGTCCATGGGATGCTATCAGCCTTATTATCACTCTGAGAATTTGGAGAGTTAAGAGAATTATTGATG CTTATGTATTGCCAGTGAAGGTCGAGATGGAGATGGTAATTCAGCAATATGAGAAGGCAAAGGTCATTCAAGATGAGCAGCTGGAAAGACTAACCCAGATCTGTCAAGAACAAGGG TTTGAAATTCGGCAACTGAGGGCGCACCTGGCTCAGCAAGATCTGGACTTGGCTGCTGAGAGAGAAGCTGCCCTACAGGTCCCACACATGCTGAACAAACAGAGCAGCAACAGATACAAAGTTGTATCTGCTGGGGGAGATTCTGACGACGAGGCTACCGAGAACATCACTGAATTGCGACCGCCTCGAG AAGCCATGGTCAAAGATGATATGAACAACTACATCAGTCAGTACTACAATGAGCCTAGCAGTG ACAGCGGTGTCCCTGAAGCTGCCATTTGCGTCATCACAACAGCAGCCATTGATGTGCACCAGCCCAACATCTCCTCGGACCTCTTCACGGTGGAGGTGCCGATGAAGATCATGGGAAGCAGCGGGACGTCCACCAGTGTCGCATCCGGCAGTGCCTCCAGATCTACAGACAGCTCCGTCACCAGAGCCCAGAGTGACAGCAGCCAGACATTTGGCTCTTCCACAGACTGCAGTACGACCCGGGAGGAGTCCTCTGAGTATTGCCCCTTGGAGAGGGCCCACAATGTAGCCAAATGCGATCAGGTAGATTCTTCTGCCCACAGGGTCAACAACGCTGTGGTTCAAGAGCTCCTGTCATCTTTGTCAGATGATTCTTGTTTGACGCAAAAAGGACTGGATCCCGTCAATCTTAAACTGCCAAGTCCAGCAGGGTCCACCAACGCCAGCCCTGAACTAGAGCACCGAGTGAATATTTACAACAAAAAGAATCAAGAAAGCTTTGGTGTGTTTCAGATAAAGCCAGTGATCCACTTCCAGCAAAATGCACCAGTGATTGACAAGTACAAGTCTTTGGAATCCAAAGAGCAAAAGTTAAACAAGGTCCCAGATTCATAG